A region of Diospyros lotus cultivar Yz01 chromosome 3, ASM1463336v1, whole genome shotgun sequence DNA encodes the following proteins:
- the LOC127796894 gene encoding uncharacterized protein LOC127796894, producing the protein MAVVVEDLCCLLEEKVELGREKEEGSAVEPVTNQSFDAIEPFTTNELFSSKEELIGWVRQVGKENGIVIVIKGSECGGPGRPFRVRFACERGGKYRPSKKREESGEELKHCTYKTNRYRYPLLQIVGVTSTELTFPVAFAFMDHEYEDNYTWAMERLQSLMGSNIFPRVVVTDRELALINAIHKVFPNATTLLFEYHIYDNALDYVRNAWLNNYKEKFVAAWTNKIMHFGNVTTNRAESAHAKLKRHLGSSQGDFESSWTIINSLIELQHTEIKGSFEKSLTLVQHNFKPEIFRELRGIISRNAMNMVLKETQIAQKIGVDKISCGCVIRSTHGLPCAHEIAEFIIQGRPIPLSVVHSHWRKLHLMQTSCDEDISSLLMIEPEIDTIYKKFQLESEAGKLVLKQKLRELVDPATTSLMAPSVKVKTKGKPSSKKKYHFDSSTKRDPSYFEIVQSSHDNTTPVIQSSNKIGKECKHSKSRVNVKYRLRGYDDSFPPNVQYFIHNIVNVDSDGHCGFRAIAALLGMSEQNWGDIRLNLIEELHVFRAEYSQLYGSNMRVDELIHALSYFESVAPPQHWMTLPDMGHLIASKYNVVLIHLSRLQCLTYLPLRSVPPPSLQHRIISIGFVNDCHFVQVFLKSNSPIPPVALKWHRYRADSARE; encoded by the exons ATGGCAGTGGTGGTGGAAGATCTGTGTTGCTTGTTGGAAGAGAAAGTGGAGCTTGGAAGGGAGAAGGAAGAGGGA TCAGCTGTTGAACCAGTTACCAATCAG tCATTTGATGCTATTGAACCATTTACTACCAATGAG TTGTTTAGCAGTAAAGAAGAACTTATTGGATGGGTTAGAcaagttggaaaagaaaatggaattgttaTCGTGATAAAGGGTTCTGAATGTGGAGGTCCCGGAAGGCCATTTAGAGTTCGTTTTGCTTGCGAAAGAGGTGGAAAATATAGACCatcaaaaaagagagaagaatcaGGGGAAGAATTAAAAC attgtacatacaaaactaatagGTACAGATATCCACTGCTTCAGATTGTTGGTGTAACATCCACTGAATTGACTTTTCCTGTTGCATTTGCATTCATGGATCATGAATACGAGGATAACTATACATGGGCAATGGAAAGATTACAGAGTTTGATGGGATCTAATATATTTCCGAGAGTAGTTGTTACGGACAGAGAATTAGCATTGATAAATGCAATACATAAAGTGTTTCCAAATGCTACCACTTTATTGT TTGAGTATCATATATATGACAATGcacttgattatgtgagaaatgCATGGTTGAATAATTATAAGGAAAAGTTTGTTGCAGCGTGGACAAATAAGATAATGCATTTTGGGAATGTTACTACTAACAG GGCTGAGAGTGCGCATGCGAAGCTGAAAAGACATCTTGGATCATCTCAAGGTGATTTTGAGTCATCATGGACAATCATCAACTCTCTTATTGAGTTACAGCATACTGAGATCAAAGGATCGTTTGAGAAGAGCTTAACATTGGTGCAACATAATTTCAAACCAGAAATTTTCAGAGAACTACGAGGTATTATCTCTAGAAATGCAATGAATATGGTGTTAAAGGAAACACAGATAGCTCAGAAAATTGGGGTGGATAAGATTTCATGTGGATGTGTGATAAGAAGTACACATGGTTTGccttgtgcacatgaaattgcAGAGTTCATCATTCAAGGACGACCAATTCCCTTATCAGTTGTGCATTCTCATTGGAGAAAGTTACATTTGATGCAGACTAGTTGTGATGAAGATATCTCATCTCTACTGATGATTGAGCCAGAGATAGATACCATATATAAGAAGTTTCAATTAGAATCAGAGGCAGGTAAATTggtattgaaacaaaagttgagAGAATTAGTTGATCCTGCTACAACTTCATTGATGGCACCAAGTGTTAAAGTTAAAACAAAAGGTAAGCCATCctcaaagaaaaaatatcactttGATAGTTCTACCAAGCGTGATccatcttattttgaaatagtacAGTCGTCTCATGATAATACAACCCCAGTAATACAGAGTTCAAATAAGATAGGGAAGGAATGTAAGCATTCAAAATCTCGTGTGAATGTGAAATATAGATTGCGAGGTTATGATGATTCTTTTCCACCAAACGTACAATATTTCATACACAATATTGTGAATGTAGATTCTGATGGACATTGTGGGTTTCGTGCCATTGCGGCATTACTTGGCATGAGTGAGCAAAATTGGGGAGATATTCGTCTTAACCTGATTGAAGAGTTACATGTTTTTCGTGCTGAGTATTCACAATTATATGGATCTAATATGCGTGTAGATGAGTTAATACATGCACTCTCTTACTTTGAGTCTGTTGCACCTCCCCAGCACTGGATGACATTACCTGACATGGGACATTTGATTGCTTCAAAGTATAATGTGGTCTTGATCCATTTGTCTAGACTTCAATGTCTTACTTATCTTCCGCTGAGATCAGTACCTCCTCCATCACTACAACACAGAATTATTAGTATTGGTTTTGTgaatgattgtcattttgttcag gtGTTTCTTAAATCAAACTCGCCAATACCTCCTGTTGCACTCAAGTGGCATAGATATCGAGCTGATAGTGCACGAGAATGA
- the LOC127796467 gene encoding uncharacterized protein LOC127796467 — protein sequence MVCMGEGGGEKRVEKAMEKAPERSKPLHNFTLPRLKWGSQKFLRCMKVNPNGPVPADRRSSVSEEERGLIGRRRGPEQERRRWIERKGSFEKSPSPPGVVGGFGERSVAESDGEDGIEAVRTKLMFDLRTAADKMKVAVLSEGLEEGPPAAEAGPASEVVKPWNLRTRRAACKAPNGMDGDVNGVGPKPNVSSPLRTENKSPAVEAPTGQKRERPKFSVSLSRREIEEDFMAMACHRPPRRAKKRPKNVQKQLDYLFPGLWMTEITADMYQVPDPHDNTGKR from the exons ATGGTGTGTATGGGCGAAGGTGGAGGGGAGAAAAGAGTGGAGAAGGCGATGGAGAAGGCGCCGGAGAGATCAAAGCCGCTGCACAATTTCACGTTGCCAAGGTTGAAGTGGGGGAGCCAGAAATTCCTGAGGTGCATGAAGGTGAATCCGAACGGTCCAGTGCCCGCCGATCGGCGGTCCTCAGTTTCCGAGGAGGAGAGGGGTTTGATCGGCCGCCGCAGGGGACCGGAACAGGAGCGGCGACGGTGGATCGAGCGGAAGGGGAGTTTCGAGAAGTCGCCGTCGCCGCCGGGTGTGGTTGGGGGTTTCGGCGAGAGGTCGGTGGCGGAGAGCGATGGGGAAGACGGAATCGAGGCCGTTAGGACGAAACTGATGTTCGATCTCCGGACGGCGGCCGACAAGATGAAAGTTGCAGTTTTGAGCGAAGGTTTGGAGGAGGGGCCGCCGGCGGCGGAAGCGGGCCCGGCCTCCGAGGTTGTGAAGCCGTGGAATTTGAGGACGAGGCGAGCTGCTTGTAAAGCTCCTAATGGGATGGACGGCGATGTTAACGGTGTCGGACCGAAACCTAACGTCTCGTCGCCGTTGAGGACTGAAAACAAATCGCCCGCGGTGGAGGCTCCGACCGGCCAGAAGAGAGAGCGGCCTAAGTTTTCCGTTTCGCTTTCGCGGCGAGAGATTGAGGAGGATTTCATGGCGATGGCCTGTCATCGGCCCCCTCGGAGAGCCAAGAAGCGACCAAAGAATGTCCAGAAACAACTGGAT TATCTTTTTCCGGGCTTGTGGATGACCGAAATCACGGCTGATATGTACCAAGTTCCTGATCCTCATGACAACACCGGAAAG CGGTAG
- the LOC127798033 gene encoding uncharacterized protein LOC127798033, with protein sequence MARKRSPIFQKNVPILLQACIFIAKLKKPIVSKLLLLLKKYSSRPKKLKLLHRHHYNHGGYLREYQFSPSSTPLIGYHIKPPFKKGIKYRDMYSVFFACCKCFGRWADEVEDCPLPLPAAEDAASERLPDSGGEEDSIDERAERFIERFYQDMRMQRQESVLQLMDYSYT encoded by the coding sequence ATGGCCAGAAAGAGGTCACCCATTTTTCAGAAGAATGTCCCAATCCTGCTCCAAGCTTGCATCTTCATAGCCAAACTGAAGAAACCCATCGTTTCAAAGCTTCTACTCCTCCTCAAGAAATATTCAAGTCGGCCCAAGAAGCTCAAGCTTCTCCACAGGCACCACTACAACCATGGCGGCTACCTTCGGGAATACCAGTTCTCTCCTTCCAGCACTCCTCTCATTGGCTACCACATCAAGCCACCGTTCAAGAAGGGAATCAAATACAGAGATATGTACTCCGTTTTCTTCGCCTGCTGCAAGTGTTTTGGCAGGTGGGCAGACGAAGTCGAAGACTGCCCGTTGCCGCTGCCGGCAGCCGAGGATGCGGCCTCCGAACGGCTGCCGGACTCCGGCGGGGAGGAAGATTCGATTGACGAGAGGGCGGAGAGGTTCATCGAGAGGTTCTATCAGGACATGAGAATGCAGAGGCAGGAGTCTGTGTTGCAGCTCATGGATTACTCCTACACATGA